From Rhodococcus sp. B7740, one genomic window encodes:
- a CDS encoding LysR family transcriptional regulator, producing the protein MDYSRRLLEQFVVLAEERHFTRAAARLCMAQPPLTQAMQRLERSLGVRLLERSTRQVTLTAAGEAFAVDARRLIDAHRAAEQRAMRIADGSEGTLRIGFISGVSYAALPRLIGEIRATLPAVRVHLHQRTSAELATMVQDGRLDIALVRAPLMNSDGLITQLLEDEPLICALPIDHELAETSRIDLSDLRNEVFALPSASELPGLAELIYSCCRAERFEPIDGGRADSLPGLVSLVGSGACVCLVPQEMQSVVFPTIAYRPLSSGGARLQTLLVTSELGTDPVVTRTIEMINARDPVQHD; encoded by the coding sequence ATGGACTATTCACGCCGGTTGCTTGAGCAGTTCGTTGTTCTCGCCGAGGAACGGCACTTCACCAGGGCAGCTGCACGGCTGTGCATGGCGCAACCTCCTCTGACTCAGGCTATGCAGCGACTGGAACGAAGCTTGGGTGTGCGCTTACTGGAACGCAGCACTCGCCAGGTCACCCTGACTGCGGCTGGTGAAGCGTTCGCGGTCGACGCGCGGCGTCTGATCGATGCACATCGCGCCGCGGAGCAACGCGCCATGCGGATAGCCGACGGAAGCGAGGGAACGTTGCGTATCGGTTTCATCAGTGGGGTGTCTTACGCTGCGTTGCCTCGTCTGATCGGCGAAATCCGTGCCACCTTGCCCGCGGTCCGCGTTCATCTTCACCAAAGGACTTCTGCCGAGCTGGCGACGATGGTGCAGGACGGCCGTCTCGACATTGCTTTGGTGCGAGCACCGTTGATGAACTCCGACGGACTCATCACCCAGTTGCTCGAGGACGAACCGTTGATATGCGCGCTTCCGATAGACCATGAGTTGGCCGAGACGAGTCGGATCGATTTGTCGGACTTGCGGAATGAGGTTTTCGCATTGCCCTCGGCCAGCGAACTTCCCGGCCTCGCCGAGCTGATCTACAGCTGCTGTCGAGCAGAGCGTTTCGAACCGATCGACGGTGGTCGCGCCGACAGTCTGCCCGGCCTGGTCAGCCTTGTAGGGTCCGGTGCGTGTGTCTGTCTGGTGCCGCAGGAGATGCAATCGGTTGTTTTTCCCACTATCGCCTACCGGCCGTTGTCCAGCGGTGGTGCACGTCTGCAGACCCTGCTCGTCACCAGCGAGCTCGGTACAGATCCGGTCGTCACCCGCACCATCGAAATGATCAACGCG